One Eubacteriales bacterium mix99 genomic window carries:
- a CDS encoding ABC transporter ATP-binding protein, with product MEILKRIFRYCSRYRRKMIAACIFLILYIAVNLITPTISGIIVDDVIKGGKREMLSVLLLILLVGSVLKSAAMYFRGILFESFSQDCLYDLRNDMYTHLQQLPFSFYDNNRIGELMSRMTGDLEGVRVFLASGIPVLMENGVYFFGTAVILFIQNAKLAVATLLVTPSIAYCAYRFNQVVRPVFSEIREQQATLNTVTQENITGVRMVKAFAREDYETGKFEKENRRNRVLNIKSSRIWGKYFPAMDFISGICLILLIWFGGRMVGRGEISIGTVVTFNGYLWMLIMPMRMLGWIINMMAQAITSGQRIFDVLDTGTTIREPESPYDPEEFRGDVSFQDVTFRYREQPVLLHVNFQAPAGSTIAIMGATGAGKTSVINLIERFYDRSSGSIRIDGVEIQDWSIRRLRSEIGIVLQDTFLFSDTIEGNILYGKPDATREEVIQAAKMADAHDFISETPQGYDTIVGERGTGLSGGQKQRIAIARALIKDPKILIMDDCTSAVDMDTEYKIQKALKEVQKDRTTFIIAHRISSVKNADEILILENGRIVERGNHEQLMNRKGRYYEMVRQQYHDLDKLEEFRAGWHASDPMEADRKGKVI from the coding sequence TTGGAAATTTTAAAAAGAATCTTCCGGTACTGCAGCCGGTACCGACGAAAGATGATTGCCGCATGTATATTCCTGATTCTCTATATCGCCGTCAATCTGATCACGCCTACGATTTCCGGAATCATTGTGGATGATGTCATCAAGGGTGGAAAACGGGAGATGCTTTCGGTTTTGCTTCTGATCCTGCTGGTGGGATCGGTACTGAAAAGTGCCGCCATGTATTTTCGGGGCATTTTGTTTGAAAGCTTCTCTCAGGATTGTCTGTATGATCTGAGAAATGACATGTATACTCATTTGCAGCAGCTCCCCTTCTCCTTTTATGACAACAACCGGATTGGTGAGCTGATGTCCCGCATGACCGGTGATTTGGAAGGAGTCCGGGTATTCCTTGCGTCCGGTATTCCGGTTTTGATGGAGAATGGCGTTTACTTTTTCGGTACCGCTGTGATCCTTTTCATCCAAAATGCCAAATTAGCCGTTGCAACTCTTCTGGTTACACCTTCCATTGCATATTGTGCCTATCGGTTCAATCAGGTGGTCCGCCCCGTGTTCAGTGAGATCCGGGAGCAGCAGGCAACCTTGAATACCGTTACCCAGGAAAACATCACCGGGGTGCGGATGGTAAAGGCGTTTGCCAGGGAAGACTATGAAACCGGGAAGTTTGAAAAGGAGAACCGGCGCAACCGGGTGCTGAATATTAAATCCAGCCGGATCTGGGGAAAATATTTCCCTGCTATGGATTTTATCTCCGGGATCTGTCTGATCCTTTTGATCTGGTTTGGCGGACGCATGGTCGGAAGGGGGGAAATCAGCATTGGCACCGTGGTAACCTTCAACGGATATCTGTGGATGCTTATTATGCCCATGAGAATGCTGGGCTGGATCATCAATATGATGGCGCAGGCCATTACTTCCGGACAAAGAATCTTTGATGTCCTGGATACCGGAACGACGATCCGGGAACCGGAAAGTCCATATGATCCGGAAGAATTCCGCGGGGACGTGAGCTTTCAGGATGTTACCTTCCGTTATCGGGAGCAGCCGGTTCTGCTTCATGTAAACTTCCAGGCACCGGCCGGTAGCACCATTGCCATTATGGGAGCCACCGGCGCAGGGAAAACCTCGGTCATCAACCTGATCGAACGGTTTTATGACCGGTCCTCCGGCAGCATACGGATAGACGGCGTGGAGATCCAGGACTGGAGCATCCGGCGTCTGCGTTCGGAGATCGGCATAGTCCTGCAGGATACCTTCCTCTTTTCTGATACCATAGAGGGAAATATTCTTTACGGCAAACCCGATGCCACCCGGGAGGAAGTGATACAGGCGGCAAAAATGGCAGATGCCCATGATTTTATCTCGGAAACGCCTCAGGGATATGACACCATCGTCGGGGAAAGGGGAACCGGACTGTCCGGCGGCCAGAAGCAGCGTATCGCCATTGCCAGGGCGCTGATCAAGGATCCCAAAATCCTGATTATGGATGATTGTACCTCCGCCGTGGATATGGACACGGAATATAAGATTCAGAAAGCGTTGAAGGAAGTGCAGAAGGACCGTACTACATTCATTATTGCCCATCGGATCTCCTCCGTGAAAAACGCAGATGAAATTCTGATTCTGGAGAACGGACGGATTGTGGAACGCGGTAATCATGAACAGCTGATGAACCGGAAAGGCCGGTATTATGAAATGGTAAGACAGCAGTATCATGATCTGGATAAGCTGGAGGAGTTCCGGGCAGGCTGGCATGCGTCGGATCCGATGGAAGCAGACCGGAAAGGGAAGGTGATATAA
- a CDS encoding biotin--[acetyl-CoA-carboxylase] ligase, producing MKDKIFRILLGNRGKFVSGAKISEKLGVSRTAVWKCIGQLREEGCRIESVSNRGYCLMEVPDRLSGELIRSCLNTNIMGQSMDLHFSIGSTNARARELAQKGAAHGTLVAAEEQVSGRGRLGRAWVSPAGVGIWMSLILRPPFPPLHAPRITVLAALAAADAIRKVTGRNAGIKWPNDIVLRGRKVCGILTEIQADPDRIEYVTVGIGLNANTRKEDFPVELSRTATSLFLESGEKVDRNLLLAEILNSFEEYYNRYVEKEEFAELLTGYRKECITLGKPVHVIGRTEEFDGTAIDLTEDCALVVRLADDTLRTVFSGDVSVRGIAGYV from the coding sequence TTGAAAGATAAAATCTTCAGGATATTGTTGGGCAACCGTGGAAAGTTTGTTTCCGGGGCAAAAATCAGCGAAAAGCTGGGAGTGAGCAGGACAGCGGTCTGGAAATGTATCGGGCAGCTCCGGGAGGAAGGCTGCCGGATTGAATCGGTTTCCAACAGGGGCTATTGTCTCATGGAAGTTCCCGATCGCTTGAGCGGGGAATTGATCCGTTCTTGTCTGAACACCAATATCATGGGACAGTCCATGGATCTGCATTTTTCCATTGGCTCCACCAATGCAAGAGCCAGGGAACTGGCGCAGAAGGGTGCAGCCCATGGAACGCTTGTGGCGGCGGAAGAGCAGGTAAGCGGCAGGGGAAGGCTGGGGCGTGCCTGGGTGTCTCCGGCAGGTGTGGGCATCTGGATGTCCCTGATTCTGCGGCCTCCTTTTCCACCGCTGCATGCTCCCCGCATCACCGTGTTGGCCGCTTTGGCAGCAGCAGATGCCATCCGGAAGGTGACCGGGCGGAATGCCGGCATCAAATGGCCAAACGATATTGTTCTCCGCGGGAGGAAAGTATGCGGGATCCTGACGGAAATACAGGCCGATCCGGATCGGATTGAATATGTAACGGTTGGAATCGGCCTGAACGCAAACACCAGGAAAGAGGATTTTCCGGTGGAACTGTCCCGCACGGCGACCTCCCTTTTCCTGGAATCCGGAGAAAAGGTGGATCGGAATCTTCTTCTGGCTGAAATACTGAACAGCTTTGAGGAGTACTATAACAGATACGTGGAAAAGGAAGAATTTGCGGAGCTGTTGACCGGGTACAGGAAGGAATGCATCACATTGGGGAAACCGGTTCATGTTATCGGCCGGACAGAGGAATTCGATGGGACTGCCATCGATCTGACAGAGGATTGTGCTCTGGTGGTCCGGCTTGCCGATGATACTCTTCGCACTGTTTTTTCCGGGGATGTTTCGGTGCGGGGAATTGCAGGGTATGTATAA
- a CDS encoding MoxR family ATPase, which yields MEKASLLLKKIQENMECVMVGKRESIHLILIALLGRGHVLIEDVPGVGKTMMVSSLAKSLNLSFRRIQFTPDVLPSDITGFSMYNFKKGKMEFQPGMIMHQIILADEINRTSPKTQSSLLEVMEEAQVTVDGITYPVPAPFIVLATQNPVEYIGTFPLPEAQLDRFMLKVTMGYPSRREEMQILSRFQTQNPLDTLQPVASAGDILFLQKTTAEVKTAQAIREYISGIVSMTRDHPDLSLGASPRGSLYLMRASQAYALLRGRDYVIPDDVQKMTVPVLGHRLILKPEARLKEQTAERVLQSILHTLYVPVISS from the coding sequence TTGGAAAAGGCATCTCTGCTGTTAAAAAAAATACAGGAAAATATGGAATGTGTGATGGTAGGCAAACGGGAATCCATCCATCTGATCCTGATCGCCCTTCTGGGCAGGGGGCATGTTCTGATTGAGGACGTACCGGGAGTCGGGAAAACCATGATGGTTTCCTCCCTGGCCAAATCCCTCAATCTCAGCTTCCGCAGGATCCAGTTCACCCCGGATGTACTGCCTTCCGATATTACCGGATTCTCCATGTACAATTTCAAAAAAGGAAAAATGGAATTTCAGCCGGGTATGATTATGCACCAGATCATCCTTGCCGATGAAATCAACCGGACCTCGCCCAAGACCCAGTCCAGCCTGCTGGAAGTTATGGAGGAGGCGCAGGTCACCGTGGACGGTATCACCTACCCGGTTCCTGCACCGTTTATCGTGCTTGCCACACAGAATCCCGTGGAGTATATCGGTACGTTTCCCCTTCCGGAAGCGCAGCTGGACCGATTTATGCTGAAGGTGACCATGGGATACCCTTCCCGGCGGGAGGAAATGCAGATCCTGTCAAGGTTTCAGACACAAAATCCGCTGGACACCCTGCAGCCTGTCGCATCCGCCGGGGATATCCTGTTTCTTCAGAAAACGACAGCGGAGGTAAAAACAGCGCAGGCCATCAGGGAGTATATCTCCGGCATTGTTTCCATGACCCGGGATCATCCCGATCTGAGCCTCGGCGCCAGTCCACGCGGATCCCTCTACCTCATGCGGGCTTCCCAGGCCTATGCCCTGCTGCGGGGAAGGGACTATGTCATTCCGGATGATGTACAGAAAATGACCGTTCCGGTGCTGGGACACCGTCTGATATTGAAGCCCGAAGCCCGCCTGAAGGAACAGACGGCGGAAAGGGTGCTGCAATCCATCCTTCATACCCTCTATGTGCCGGTGATTTCATCATGA
- a CDS encoding DUF58 domain-containing protein: MKTRGILFVLCTAALLLLGLYTGELLCYIVFGILLSILVYAVLTCLWTLLDFHYLQNIAPKEARKGQNAVLTIQIHNDKPFLFPFLKVSYRTPESLLTNTKKEGILSVLPFHYVEIREEFPCSLRGNYPIGITGVEVMDLFGLFHFSMDLTRKHYHKMLQLTVLPRVLSLNDLPLPEIRQEGLLSNQLLKTNETAVQSDIRRYAYGDPLKKVHWKISSKMQDLYVMNYEMTTQPHILLFLEMNLPDRISILERRQLEDQMVESTAALAHYLLSKWIPLKLIVYQRARQELSGRTPQNFPAFYEFLSGIAFQSPFSMSRILQIESSAFHSNESLILVVDQICHDLFNRLCLLRQSGVRPMVFLIKARNGKNQKDEKMLQDLRKKAIPTFLIHTDQRLDEALEAMV, translated from the coding sequence ATGAAAACACGGGGGATCCTGTTCGTCCTTTGCACCGCGGCACTGCTGCTGCTCGGTCTGTATACCGGGGAGCTGCTCTGTTATATCGTCTTCGGCATCCTTCTCTCCATTCTCGTCTATGCGGTGCTGACCTGTCTGTGGACTCTGCTGGACTTCCACTACCTGCAGAATATTGCACCGAAGGAAGCACGCAAAGGACAGAATGCGGTCCTTACCATACAGATCCACAACGACAAACCTTTTCTCTTTCCTTTTCTCAAAGTCTCCTACCGAACGCCCGAATCCCTGCTGACCAATACGAAGAAGGAGGGCATTCTGTCTGTACTGCCCTTTCATTACGTGGAAATCCGGGAGGAGTTTCCATGTTCCCTGCGGGGAAATTATCCCATTGGCATCACAGGAGTGGAGGTCATGGACCTTTTCGGACTGTTCCATTTTTCCATGGATCTGACCAGGAAACATTATCACAAAATGCTGCAGCTGACGGTCCTTCCAAGAGTTCTTTCCCTGAATGATCTCCCTCTTCCCGAAATCCGGCAGGAGGGTCTTCTGAGCAATCAACTGCTGAAAACCAATGAAACGGCAGTTCAGTCGGATATCCGCCGGTATGCCTACGGGGATCCCCTCAAAAAAGTTCACTGGAAGATTTCGTCCAAAATGCAGGATCTTTATGTGATGAACTATGAAATGACAACACAGCCCCATATTCTTCTGTTTCTGGAAATGAATCTGCCGGACCGGATCAGCATATTGGAAAGGCGGCAGTTGGAAGATCAGATGGTCGAATCGACTGCGGCTCTGGCCCATTACCTTCTCAGCAAATGGATCCCGCTGAAATTGATTGTCTACCAAAGGGCCAGACAGGAACTGAGCGGCAGGACTCCTCAGAATTTTCCTGCCTTTTATGAGTTTCTCTCCGGCATCGCCTTTCAAAGTCCCTTTTCCATGTCCAGGATCCTGCAGATCGAATCCTCTGCATTCCATTCCAACGAAAGCCTGATTCTGGTGGTGGATCAGATATGCCATGACCTGTTCAACCGTCTTTGCCTTCTCAGACAGTCCGGTGTCCGTCCCATGGTCTTTCTGATAAAAGCCCGAAACGGGAAAAATCAGAAAGATGAAAAAATGCTGCAGGATCTCCGTAAAAAGGCAATCCCGACTTTCCTCATCCATACCGATCAGCGTCTGGATGAGGCTTTGGAGGCGATGGTATGA
- a CDS encoding transglutaminase domain-containing protein, producing the protein MKKSRWMDILMESLVFFIMTSSLSTAFLRAIHLPVHIGTIALITIALSVLLRIVFWNKQTAAILLPLSVLVGLAVLRWMAGPEWQRSIQVFLRWQIDCIRGNAILRPASCLPAAWFWICLIGTVLYLLQVKLRWSFLPFALGAALLITLWLLGHREPRWCIWVFALGSILLWGGSFHKKLSGKASLPHYGTWLIHLLPLAVLILLTARILIPADTDYRWPYLVNSVDRVKTQIRDQLGFSGPRQPFRLSETGFPSSPEKLGGPVQLSEDVVLEVSSPMPLYLRGSLLNEYAGSGWTDTIEDMRYRFWDIAWEKSRKGVYNFDEQIWKDLKEKKQKELFPEVEAVVTHIGIKSSAIFHSPQLTDIDTVKGASQPYFNTKGETFTTREIVTGEPYTLRSRVPDRTNPELLQYLTEKVPSIDWNRPLPDSLLKQKGYREKVLSIQKHYMKIPDSVPQRVCDLTKQITAGKDSPYEKIMAIQYYLQSHFAYTVRPPYTPSGRDFVDYFLFDLKEGYCTYFASAMAVMGRAAGIPTRYVEGFLMPSSPNSNGIYEVRKKNAHAWVEAYFPRFGWLTFDPTPADALTESAGENAYRSNDQILYWQDYWEHRMDRKQSKEDNTLDMPSPDSPETEDKTKWSLPAARAGVWIALGFPPALVSAAALILFLWYQRHWKKVAKMPFRPRLHAYYNEILWLLELYGAPVRQGETPYGYAERIDTWLINPAGSMKDIAELMVNTEFGNHRLTEADLSWAEEFYQNLKGSVRDIQGPFRYRFRTIRRMFSYRKQSQKRNLF; encoded by the coding sequence ATGAAAAAGAGCAGGTGGATGGACATTCTGATGGAGAGCCTTGTTTTTTTCATTATGACCAGCAGTCTGAGCACCGCGTTTCTGAGAGCCATTCACCTGCCGGTGCATATCGGTACAATCGCGCTGATCACCATCGCCCTGAGTGTCCTTCTGCGGATCGTTTTTTGGAATAAACAAACTGCAGCAATCCTTCTTCCCCTGTCCGTTCTGGTCGGGCTGGCAGTACTCCGGTGGATGGCGGGGCCGGAATGGCAGCGTTCCATCCAGGTTTTCCTTCGGTGGCAGATCGATTGCATCCGTGGAAATGCAATCCTTCGTCCGGCTAGTTGTCTCCCTGCCGCCTGGTTCTGGATCTGCCTGATCGGAACCGTTCTTTATCTGCTGCAGGTTAAGCTGCGATGGTCCTTCCTCCCGTTTGCGCTGGGGGCCGCCCTTCTGATCACACTCTGGCTGCTGGGTCATCGGGAGCCCCGATGGTGCATCTGGGTGTTTGCGCTGGGCAGCATCCTGCTCTGGGGAGGAAGTTTCCATAAAAAATTGTCTGGAAAAGCTTCCCTTCCCCATTATGGAACCTGGCTGATCCATCTCCTGCCATTGGCCGTTCTCATCCTGCTGACCGCCAGAATTCTTATTCCTGCAGATACCGATTATCGATGGCCCTATCTGGTAAACAGCGTGGATCGGGTCAAGACGCAGATCCGGGATCAACTTGGCTTTTCCGGACCGAGGCAGCCTTTTCGTCTGTCGGAAACCGGATTTCCGTCCTCTCCGGAGAAGCTGGGCGGCCCGGTTCAACTCAGTGAGGATGTGGTGCTGGAAGTTTCCTCCCCGATGCCCCTTTATCTGAGGGGCTCCCTTCTGAATGAATACGCCGGTTCCGGATGGACGGATACCATTGAGGACATGCGTTACCGATTTTGGGACATTGCGTGGGAAAAAAGCCGGAAAGGCGTCTATAATTTTGATGAACAGATCTGGAAGGATTTAAAGGAAAAAAAACAAAAAGAGCTCTTTCCGGAAGTCGAAGCCGTGGTTACCCACATCGGAATAAAGAGCTCCGCCATCTTTCATTCGCCTCAGCTGACGGACATCGATACGGTAAAGGGCGCTTCCCAGCCCTACTTCAATACCAAGGGAGAAACCTTTACCACACGGGAAATCGTCACCGGAGAACCCTATACCCTGCGGTCCCGGGTACCGGACCGGACCAATCCGGAACTTTTGCAGTACCTGACGGAAAAAGTTCCTTCCATCGACTGGAACCGGCCTTTGCCGGACTCCCTTCTCAAGCAAAAGGGATATCGGGAAAAAGTCCTGTCCATCCAGAAGCATTATATGAAGATACCGGATTCCGTACCACAAAGGGTCTGCGATCTGACGAAGCAGATCACAGCCGGCAAGGATTCCCCCTATGAAAAAATCATGGCCATTCAGTATTATCTTCAGAGCCACTTTGCCTATACGGTCCGGCCGCCTTATACGCCTTCCGGCCGGGATTTCGTGGATTATTTCCTGTTCGACCTGAAAGAAGGCTACTGTACCTATTTTGCCTCCGCCATGGCGGTTATGGGCAGGGCAGCCGGCATTCCCACCCGCTACGTGGAGGGATTCCTGATGCCTTCCTCTCCCAATTCCAATGGGATCTACGAAGTGAGAAAAAAGAACGCCCATGCATGGGTAGAAGCTTATTTCCCAAGATTTGGATGGCTCACTTTTGATCCCACCCCTGCGGATGCATTGACGGAATCGGCCGGGGAAAATGCTTACCGCAGCAACGATCAGATCCTGTACTGGCAGGATTATTGGGAACACAGGATGGACCGGAAGCAGAGCAAGGAAGATAACACATTGGATATGCCGTCTCCGGACAGCCCGGAGACGGAGGATAAAACGAAATGGTCCCTGCCGGCAGCACGGGCGGGCGTCTGGATTGCCCTGGGCTTTCCGCCCGCCCTGGTGTCTGCTGCTGCCCTGATCCTCTTTCTCTGGTATCAGCGTCATTGGAAAAAGGTTGCCAAAATGCCTTTCCGCCCCCGCCTCCACGCTTATTACAATGAAATCCTGTGGCTTCTGGAGCTCTACGGAGCGCCTGTCCGGCAGGGGGAAACTCCCTATGGGTATGCGGAAAGAATCGATACCTGGCTGATCAATCCCGCCGGGTCCATGAAAGATATTGCAGAGCTTATGGTCAATACGGAATTTGGAAATCACCGGCTGACGGAGGCAGATCTTTCCTGGGCAGAGGAATTCTATCAAAACCTAAAGGGCAGTGTACGGGATATCCAGGGACCCTTCAGGTATCGCTTCCGGACCATCCGGCGAATGTTCTCTTATCGAAAGCAGAGTCAGAAGCGCAATTTATTTTGA
- the nagA gene encoding N-acetylglucosamine-6-phosphate deacetylase, with translation MILTNGRIYLDGAWKTGLDILVEGEKIADIQSRGTWKDGRTVDVQGRYLAPGFIDIHIHGSNGSDVMDAREDSLENISAFLAGNGTTSWLATTMTQTIPRIQDALHTVSEYMQGKSHKGAQILGAHMEGPFINPLAKGAHVEECIIPPDQKTFEEITAETPDIVRLMTLAPERESALEFADYLKDRGIVVSIGHTKASYDQCVCAMQHGITHICHFYNAMTPLKHREPGTVGAILDNDSATIELIADLIHIHPAALRLAVRVKGPDRTVLITDAMSAAGLRDGNYELGGLPVHVTDGAARLKDGTLAGSVLTQNRALCNMIKIGIPSEDVIAMLTETPAREIGVDGYKGKLRKGYDADINVLDADFQVRETFVRGKKFSK, from the coding sequence ATGATATTGACTAACGGCAGGATTTATCTGGACGGAGCATGGAAAACAGGCCTGGATATCCTGGTGGAAGGGGAAAAAATAGCGGACATCCAGTCCAGGGGGACCTGGAAGGATGGCAGGACAGTGGATGTGCAGGGCAGATATCTTGCCCCCGGTTTCATTGACATTCATATCCACGGCTCCAACGGATCCGACGTAATGGATGCCAGGGAGGATTCTCTGGAGAATATATCGGCTTTTCTGGCAGGCAACGGTACCACGTCCTGGCTTGCCACCACCATGACCCAAACCATTCCCCGGATTCAGGATGCCCTGCACACGGTATCGGAATATATGCAGGGGAAAAGCCATAAGGGTGCACAGATTCTGGGTGCCCATATGGAAGGACCGTTTATCAATCCTTTGGCAAAAGGGGCCCACGTGGAGGAATGCATTATTCCGCCGGACCAGAAAACCTTTGAGGAGATCACGGCGGAAACACCGGATATTGTCCGACTGATGACCCTGGCTCCGGAAAGGGAAAGCGCCCTGGAATTTGCGGACTATCTGAAGGACAGGGGCATTGTCGTTTCCATCGGACATACAAAGGCTTCCTATGATCAATGTGTCTGTGCCATGCAGCACGGCATCACCCATATCTGCCATTTTTACAATGCCATGACGCCTCTTAAGCACAGGGAACCCGGAACAGTGGGCGCCATTCTGGACAATGATTCAGCCACCATAGAGCTGATCGCGGACCTGATCCACATTCATCCGGCTGCCCTGCGTCTGGCGGTTCGGGTCAAGGGACCGGATCGGACTGTGCTGATTACCGATGCCATGTCGGCTGCCGGCCTCAGGGACGGGAATTATGAGCTGGGCGGTCTCCCTGTTCATGTAACGGACGGAGCGGCACGCCTGAAGGATGGTACCCTGGCAGGCAGTGTCCTGACACAGAATCGCGCTCTTTGCAATATGATAAAAATCGGGATCCCCTCCGAGGATGTCATTGCCATGCTGACCGAGACGCCTGCCCGGGAGATTGGAGTGGACGGATACAAAGGGAAGCTCAGGAAAGGCTACGATGCGGATATCAATGTTCTGGACGCGGACTTCCAGGTTCGGGAGACCTTCGTAAGGGGTAAAAAGTTTTCAAAATAA
- a CDS encoding cell wall hydrolase: MMKNRINKLSYALKGLSATLLITAVLAVPTAEASAAGLQKWGCRGTEVTHLQQELLNRGCFTHWRATGYFGRKTRQSVVNFQKANGLVPDGIVGPKTNAALYGKKAPAKNVATSKKTNGDIYWLSRIIHAEAQGESYAGKVAVGNVIMNRLNVSEFPNSIYQIIFDSYKGIPQFSPVADGTIYNTPDNASVRAAKEAYAGSRPVGDSLYFFNPKKAAGSWIVRNKQCTGTIGNHSFYR; this comes from the coding sequence ATGATGAAAAATCGGATCAACAAATTATCATATGCTTTGAAAGGACTGTCCGCCACGCTGTTGATTACGGCTGTCCTGGCGGTTCCGACGGCGGAGGCTTCCGCAGCCGGACTTCAGAAATGGGGATGCAGAGGCACCGAGGTCACGCATCTGCAGCAGGAACTCCTGAACCGGGGTTGCTTTACCCATTGGCGGGCAACCGGATACTTTGGACGGAAAACCAGGCAATCGGTTGTCAACTTTCAGAAAGCAAACGGACTGGTACCGGACGGAATTGTCGGGCCAAAAACCAACGCCGCATTGTACGGGAAAAAAGCTCCGGCAAAAAATGTGGCAACGAGCAAGAAAACCAATGGCGATATTTACTGGCTGTCGAGGATCATCCACGCGGAAGCACAGGGAGAATCCTATGCAGGCAAAGTTGCAGTAGGCAACGTGATTATGAATCGGCTGAACGTTTCCGAATTCCCGAATTCCATCTATCAGATCATATTTGACAGTTATAAGGGAATCCCGCAGTTCAGCCCGGTGGCCGACGGAACCATCTACAACACGCCGGACAACGCCAGTGTGAGAGCAGCGAAGGAAGCCTATGCAGGCAGCAGGCCGGTTGGAGATTCACTCTATTTCTTCAATCCCAAAAAGGCTGCTGGTTCCTGGATCGTTCGCAACAAGCAGTGCACCGGCACCATCGGCAACCATTCCTTCTATCGGTAA
- the pfkB gene encoding 1-phosphofructokinase, with protein MITTVTMNPGVDKTVTVDTFHYGGLNRVQNGRLDVGGKGINVASVYTNLGGTALCTGINYQSGGDLIRERLSDRHVRHDFVMVPGELRTNLKLFDRSKGVVTEVNESGFPVQEGNIQVLKEKVRRYSRESSMMVFSGSVPRGVGSGVYRELMEECAGDCRLVLDAEGPLLSEGLKAQPYLIKPNRFELEKILGEERNTKEEIVEGARELLRSGVQILCVSLGAQGAVIVDPCSAYFAPALPVKVQSTVGAGDSMVAALCLAAEEDRPPAEMLRMATAAAAASVMTEGTQLCSRSDFDALLPQVSVTRIEE; from the coding sequence ATGATTACAACCGTTACGATGAACCCAGGTGTGGATAAGACCGTGACCGTGGATACCTTTCACTATGGCGGCCTCAATCGGGTTCAAAACGGCAGATTGGATGTCGGGGGAAAAGGCATCAATGTGGCATCGGTATATACTAATCTGGGCGGTACTGCACTGTGTACCGGCATCAACTATCAAAGCGGCGGGGACTTGATACGGGAAAGGCTATCGGATCGGCATGTCCGGCATGATTTTGTCATGGTACCGGGAGAACTCCGCACGAACCTGAAGCTGTTCGACCGGTCCAAAGGCGTGGTTACGGAAGTAAATGAAAGCGGTTTTCCGGTGCAAGAAGGGAACATTCAGGTTTTAAAGGAAAAGGTGCGGCGATACAGCAGGGAAAGCAGCATGATGGTTTTCAGCGGCAGCGTCCCAAGGGGCGTGGGGTCCGGCGTGTACCGGGAACTGATGGAAGAGTGCGCAGGGGACTGCCGTCTGGTACTGGATGCGGAGGGACCGCTTTTGTCCGAAGGGCTGAAGGCGCAGCCTTATCTCATAAAGCCGAATCGGTTTGAGCTGGAAAAGATATTGGGAGAAGAGCGAAATACAAAGGAAGAGATCGTGGAAGGCGCCAGGGAACTGCTGCGTTCCGGAGTACAGATTCTGTGTGTTTCTCTAGGGGCACAGGGCGCTGTGATTGTGGACCCCTGCAGCGCGTATTTTGCCCCGGCCCTGCCGGTAAAGGTCCAAAGCACGGTGGGAGCGGGGGATTCCATGGTGGCAGCTCTATGCCTTGCGGCAGAGGAGGACAGGCCGCCTGCGGAAATGCTGCGAATGGCTACCGCTGCTGCAGCAGCGTCTGTAATGACAGAAGGAACTCAGCTTTGCAGCAGGTCGGATTTTGATGCCCTGCTGCCTCAGGTATCCGTCACAAGAATAGAGGAATGA